A window of the Thalassoglobus sp. JC818 genome harbors these coding sequences:
- the aceE gene encoding pyruvate dehydrogenase (acetyl-transferring), homodimeric type, which yields MATDDLVQSAEGLIEGIDPVELEEWYQSLEDVLHRYGPERTEHLLVQLRERAYHRGVMMPFELTTPYINTIPVEEQPRYPGNLDMERRIKSLIRWNAMAMVVRANKKTSVDDPTGGVGGHISTYASSATLYEVAYNHFFHARSEDHTGDMVYFQGHASPGMYARAFMEGRLNESDLENFRQEVPRGSGLSSYPHPWLMPEFWQFPTVSMGLGPICSIYHARFLRYMEHRGLMDTSKSKVWAFLGDGEIDEPESLGAITLASREHLDNLVWVVNCNLQRLDGPVRGNGKIIQELEGAFRGAGWNCIKVVWGGDWDSLFSRDFNGKLVKRVGEIVDGQYQKYVVAGGEYIREHFFGADQELFDLVDHLTDDQLEKLKRGGHDPEKVFAAYEAAVSHKGAPTVILAKTIKGYGLGEAGEGRMIAHNSKKMNNEELHSFRERFNIPIATDDVDQMPFYRPADDSPEMTYLKARREQLGGHVPARKPTEERLEVPSLDDKSFKRQLAGTGGKGGVSTTQAYGAILQGLMRHKSIGERIVPIIPDEARTFGMESFFSTFGIYSSKGQLYEPVDRIGGNLMYYKEAKDGQVLEEGINEAGAMSSFIAAGTAYSNLGMNMIPFYIYYSMFGFQRVGDLIWCAADSRTKGFLVGGTSGRTTLNGEGLQHEDGHSHVMAATVPNLLAYDPAYAYELCVIIQDGLRRMYAEGEEIFYYLSVYNEGYEMPAMPEVEGIEQGILNGMYHLSSTESGAKQSKRPQLFGSGTILKEVLAAQTLLKEKYDIGTDVWSVTSYSELCRDAMSVNRWNTLHPNETPKTSILTDTLAGQNGPFISSSDNIRMVADQIREWIPGRYVVLGTDGFGRSDTRQVLRRHFEIDAECVTFATLSALADDGEFDKGALAGVLGDLGIDPDKIDPRTA from the coding sequence ATGGCAACCGATGATCTCGTGCAATCAGCGGAAGGCTTGATCGAGGGAATTGACCCTGTCGAGCTGGAAGAATGGTATCAATCGCTGGAAGATGTTCTGCATCGCTACGGTCCAGAGCGTACGGAGCATCTGCTGGTTCAGCTTCGCGAGCGAGCCTATCACCGCGGTGTGATGATGCCCTTCGAGCTGACGACTCCTTACATCAACACCATCCCTGTTGAAGAGCAGCCTCGCTATCCAGGCAACCTCGACATGGAACGACGAATCAAGTCGCTGATTCGCTGGAATGCGATGGCGATGGTCGTTCGTGCGAACAAGAAAACATCTGTTGATGATCCCACGGGTGGCGTCGGTGGTCACATCTCGACTTATGCATCTTCAGCCACGCTGTACGAAGTTGCTTACAACCATTTCTTCCATGCCCGATCCGAAGACCATACCGGCGACATGGTCTATTTTCAGGGACATGCTTCGCCAGGGATGTATGCTCGGGCGTTTATGGAAGGTCGTTTGAATGAAAGCGATCTCGAAAACTTCCGACAGGAAGTGCCGCGCGGATCAGGATTGTCATCTTATCCACACCCGTGGCTGATGCCTGAGTTTTGGCAGTTCCCAACAGTCTCGATGGGACTGGGGCCGATCTGTTCCATTTATCACGCAAGATTCTTGAGATACATGGAACATCGTGGCTTGATGGACACATCGAAGTCCAAGGTTTGGGCTTTCCTTGGTGATGGAGAAATCGACGAGCCAGAATCACTCGGTGCGATCACATTGGCGTCGCGCGAACATCTCGACAATCTCGTTTGGGTTGTGAACTGCAATCTACAACGCCTCGATGGTCCCGTTCGCGGAAACGGCAAGATCATTCAAGAGCTGGAAGGAGCATTCCGTGGTGCAGGTTGGAACTGCATCAAAGTTGTTTGGGGAGGCGACTGGGACAGCCTCTTCTCTCGCGACTTCAATGGGAAGCTCGTCAAACGCGTTGGCGAAATCGTCGACGGTCAGTATCAAAAGTATGTGGTCGCGGGTGGGGAATACATTCGCGAACACTTCTTTGGGGCTGATCAGGAGTTGTTCGACCTCGTCGATCACCTCACTGACGATCAGCTCGAAAAGTTGAAACGCGGCGGTCACGACCCAGAGAAAGTCTTCGCTGCATACGAAGCTGCGGTCAGCCACAAAGGGGCTCCGACGGTCATTCTGGCGAAGACCATTAAGGGATATGGACTTGGTGAAGCGGGTGAAGGTCGCATGATCGCCCACAACTCCAAGAAGATGAACAATGAAGAATTGCACTCATTCCGAGAGCGGTTCAACATTCCGATCGCGACTGACGATGTCGATCAGATGCCATTCTATCGTCCGGCTGATGACAGCCCCGAGATGACGTATCTGAAGGCGAGACGCGAACAGCTTGGTGGACACGTCCCAGCCCGAAAGCCAACCGAAGAACGACTCGAAGTTCCCAGCCTGGATGACAAGTCATTCAAGCGTCAACTGGCTGGCACTGGTGGCAAAGGAGGCGTTTCGACGACTCAGGCATACGGTGCGATCCTCCAAGGTCTGATGCGACACAAAAGCATCGGTGAACGCATCGTCCCGATCATTCCAGATGAAGCCCGAACCTTCGGGATGGAATCGTTCTTCAGCACATTCGGAATCTATTCCAGCAAAGGACAACTCTACGAACCTGTCGACCGCATCGGCGGTAACCTGATGTACTACAAAGAAGCCAAAGATGGTCAGGTTCTCGAAGAGGGTATTAACGAAGCTGGGGCGATGAGTTCGTTCATCGCAGCCGGGACTGCATATAGCAATCTTGGAATGAACATGATCCCGTTTTACATCTATTACTCGATGTTCGGGTTCCAGCGAGTGGGCGATCTCATCTGGTGTGCAGCGGACAGTCGCACCAAAGGATTCCTCGTCGGAGGAACCTCGGGACGAACAACGCTGAACGGCGAAGGACTCCAGCACGAAGATGGACATTCGCACGTCATGGCAGCAACGGTTCCGAACCTGCTGGCCTACGACCCTGCGTATGCTTATGAGCTGTGTGTCATCATTCAAGATGGTCTTCGTCGAATGTACGCTGAGGGAGAAGAGATCTTCTATTACCTCTCCGTTTACAATGAAGGTTACGAGATGCCCGCAATGCCGGAAGTCGAAGGCATTGAGCAGGGAATCCTGAACGGGATGTACCATCTCAGCTCAACAGAGAGCGGAGCAAAGCAGTCAAAACGGCCGCAACTGTTCGGATCGGGAACGATCCTCAAAGAAGTTCTCGCAGCTCAAACGCTTCTTAAAGAGAAGTACGACATCGGAACGGATGTCTGGAGCGTCACCAGCTACAGCGAACTGTGTCGCGACGCGATGTCTGTCAATCGATGGAACACACTTCATCCGAACGAAACGCCGAAGACCTCGATTCTGACCGACACTCTCGCAGGCCAGAACGGACCATTCATTTCATCCAGTGACAACATTCGAATGGTCGCCGACCAGATTCGCGAGTGGATTCCCGGACGATACGTCGTTCTCGGAACGGATGGCTTTGGACGCAGCGATACTCGTCAGGTCCTCCGTCGCCACTTCGAAATCGATGCAGAATGTGTGACATTCGCCACACTCTCAGCACTCGCTGACGATGGCGAATTCGACAAGGGAGCGCTCGCTGGCGTTCTCGGAGATCTGGGAATCGACCCGGACAAAATTGATCCGCGGACTGCGTGA
- the ychF gene encoding redox-regulated ATPase YchF: MEAGIVGLPNVGKSTLFNALTCSQSAQSANYPFCTIEPNEGIVNVPDSRLETIAGYFQPQKIIPAALKLVDIAGIVKGASVGEGLGNKFLSHIREVDAIIQVVRCFEDEDVTHVSGKVDPVSDIDIIETELMLADMQTLDNSLAKAQRTARSGDADAKKRVAVIEKCQAHLNDEQPLRKMELNKEESKIVNGFGLLTAKPVLYVANVDEDDLLGEGPLVMSLREFAEKTGAQVVPVCAKIESEIAELDENDRKEMLESVGLAEPSLALLARAAYQTLGLQSYFTAGEKEVRAWTIPVGATAPQAAGVIHTDFEKGFIRVEVYGLNDLVEYQKESAIKQAGKMRIEGKEYIMRDGDICHFLFNK; encoded by the coding sequence ATGGAAGCCGGAATTGTTGGATTGCCAAACGTTGGCAAGAGCACACTGTTTAATGCGTTAACGTGCTCTCAGTCGGCGCAGAGCGCGAACTACCCTTTCTGCACCATCGAACCGAACGAGGGAATCGTCAACGTTCCTGACAGCCGGTTGGAAACGATCGCTGGCTACTTCCAACCTCAAAAGATCATTCCCGCCGCACTGAAACTCGTCGACATTGCCGGCATCGTCAAAGGGGCAAGCGTTGGTGAAGGACTGGGGAACAAATTCCTCAGCCACATCCGTGAAGTCGATGCGATCATTCAGGTTGTCCGATGCTTTGAAGATGAAGACGTTACACACGTCTCAGGCAAAGTCGATCCGGTCTCCGACATTGATATCATCGAGACCGAGTTAATGCTGGCGGACATGCAGACTCTGGATAACTCGCTCGCCAAAGCCCAACGAACAGCCCGGAGCGGAGATGCCGATGCCAAGAAACGCGTCGCTGTCATTGAGAAATGCCAGGCTCACCTCAATGATGAGCAACCACTTCGCAAAATGGAGCTGAACAAAGAAGAGTCGAAGATCGTCAACGGGTTCGGGCTATTGACAGCCAAGCCAGTGTTGTACGTTGCGAATGTTGACGAAGATGATTTGCTCGGTGAAGGTCCGCTCGTCATGAGCTTGCGAGAGTTCGCCGAGAAAACCGGTGCTCAGGTTGTTCCTGTGTGTGCCAAGATCGAGTCTGAAATTGCAGAACTCGACGAAAACGACCGGAAGGAAATGTTGGAATCGGTCGGGCTGGCGGAACCTTCACTCGCGCTGCTAGCGCGAGCTGCCTATCAAACGCTTGGGCTTCAAAGCTACTTCACAGCTGGCGAAAAGGAAGTTCGCGCCTGGACCATTCCAGTCGGCGCAACCGCTCCTCAAGCAGCTGGCGTTATTCACACCGACTTCGAGAAGGGTTTCATCCGCGTAGAAGTCTACGGGCTGAACGATCTCGTCGAGTATCAGAAAGAGTCGGCAATTAAACAGGCGGGCAAGATGAGAATCGAAGGCAAAGAATACATCATGCGTGATGGTGATATCTGCCACTTCCTGTTCAACAAGTAG
- a CDS encoding TolC family protein → MRRSLKKLWMLGGTAILAGCTATGYPGAHKTAAYPTVAQNTASQNPRSQNLSQAVGRAVSDQQRIQSPPPKTPSTQPIPSAPAIAKKQSQPSVDTSRPQVREQQAQPPTGVQAVSHQSVESNSHFEETAHSLSNSAGQPKLGADAGRHSSSRRKNSYASRDINPDTPQILQTGAGPEQLVPLPAAADQTEPNAETQYTNAWPMHLGTALAMVGGQNPEIGLARWRVQEAYANLEQAEVLWLPSIQAGFSYHRHDGNYQASDGDIVDVNRSSLQYGFGAGATGAGTTPIPGLVARFHMADAIFQPQIAQKTAWAQGHAANAVQNQQLLEVALAYLNLLEAEQDLAVLNQSKARTQELAKLTADFAATGQGLQADADRMATELTLVESRISEVRELSDVAASRLAQELSIDASRRIIPVEPSVIPITLVPVDHSKGSLISSGLAHRPELKEAQALVAAACDQYQRQRYSPFVPSVLLGLSDSGFGGGLGTDIDNVNNRVDFDAIVTWEIRNLGFGESAQRRAACAQIEQARYEKIRLLDQVAQQVVEAYSQVTHRSERIEITRKAIPTAMDAFERDLGRIRDGQGLPIEVLQSIRALENAERSYLNSVIEYNSAQFQLQWALGWPVTPPPTTPSLEPVSSE, encoded by the coding sequence ATGCGTCGCTCACTGAAGAAACTGTGGATGCTCGGCGGGACAGCAATTCTCGCAGGATGCACTGCGACCGGCTATCCAGGCGCTCACAAAACAGCAGCCTACCCGACTGTCGCTCAGAATACCGCTTCTCAAAATCCTCGATCACAAAACCTCTCACAAGCTGTTGGAAGGGCCGTTTCTGACCAGCAGCGGATACAAAGCCCTCCACCGAAGACGCCGTCGACACAGCCAATTCCAAGTGCCCCTGCGATCGCGAAGAAGCAATCGCAACCATCAGTCGACACAAGTCGCCCCCAGGTTCGTGAACAACAAGCTCAGCCACCGACCGGTGTTCAAGCCGTTTCACATCAATCGGTAGAGAGCAACTCTCATTTCGAAGAGACAGCCCACTCTCTTTCCAATTCGGCTGGCCAACCAAAATTGGGAGCCGACGCAGGTCGTCACTCGTCGTCCCGACGAAAGAACTCGTACGCTTCCAGAGATATCAATCCAGACACTCCGCAAATTCTCCAGACTGGAGCAGGACCCGAACAACTTGTTCCACTGCCAGCAGCTGCGGACCAAACTGAACCGAATGCTGAAACTCAATACACCAATGCTTGGCCAATGCATCTGGGTACAGCACTCGCCATGGTTGGTGGACAGAACCCGGAGATTGGTTTGGCTCGCTGGCGAGTCCAGGAAGCTTATGCGAATCTGGAACAAGCAGAGGTTCTCTGGCTTCCATCGATCCAGGCAGGATTCAGCTATCATCGACATGATGGAAACTATCAAGCCAGCGACGGCGACATCGTCGATGTGAATCGCTCATCGCTGCAATATGGATTCGGAGCTGGAGCAACAGGTGCTGGAACAACTCCTATTCCCGGTCTCGTCGCCCGTTTCCACATGGCGGATGCCATTTTCCAGCCACAGATTGCCCAGAAGACCGCATGGGCTCAAGGACATGCGGCGAATGCTGTTCAAAACCAGCAGCTCCTCGAAGTCGCATTAGCTTATCTCAATTTACTTGAAGCTGAACAAGACCTCGCGGTTTTAAACCAAAGTAAAGCACGTACTCAGGAATTGGCAAAGCTCACTGCTGACTTTGCAGCGACGGGACAAGGCTTGCAAGCCGACGCCGACCGCATGGCGACGGAATTAACTCTGGTTGAAAGCCGAATTTCTGAAGTTCGCGAACTTTCCGACGTCGCTGCCAGCCGTCTCGCTCAGGAGTTGAGCATCGACGCTTCACGGCGAATCATCCCGGTGGAGCCTTCGGTGATACCAATCACTCTTGTCCCAGTCGACCATAGTAAGGGATCACTAATTAGTTCCGGCCTCGCTCACCGTCCGGAATTAAAAGAGGCTCAGGCACTCGTTGCTGCTGCGTGTGATCAATATCAACGTCAACGTTATAGCCCATTTGTTCCCAGCGTGCTGCTGGGCTTGAGCGACAGTGGATTCGGTGGCGGACTCGGTACGGATATCGACAATGTCAACAATCGTGTCGATTTCGACGCAATCGTCACATGGGAAATTCGCAACCTCGGCTTCGGCGAGAGTGCACAGCGCCGTGCTGCCTGTGCGCAGATTGAACAAGCGAGATACGAGAAAATTCGACTGCTCGATCAAGTAGCTCAGCAAGTTGTGGAAGCGTACTCGCAGGTCACTCACCGCAGTGAACGAATTGAGATTACCCGCAAGGCAATTCCAACGGCTATGGATGCCTTCGAACGCGACCTCGGAAGAATTCGAGACGGCCAGGGCTTACCGATTGAAGTCCTGCAGTCGATTCGAGCACTCGAAAACGCGGAACGGTCTTATCTCAATTCTGTTATCGAATACAACTCCGCGCAATTCCAGCTGCAATGGGCTCTCGGTTGGCCGGTCACACCTCCACCCACCACCCCCTCGCTTGAGCCTGTCTCTTCAGAATAG
- a CDS encoding DUF1559 domain-containing protein has protein sequence MIGSPEYASHRSGLTLIEVLVVLSVLSVLVALILPAALRVREMSRLNQCSNNLRNLSIAMMQFEQDHHRLPGAGYFLDPSSNRGGDTSQPVQLHHNWAVLLLPYVDQSTLFQQWNLDEPIDSAQNGPLLDQTIAVLRCPSDSTLSGQGDLSYALNGGWGFTTRTTDGVGDCPVATSHRSENGDWELVKLDLNGDGHACSGNASLDDRDRKHFKQLGLFFVENWWVGKNLRKPDYTERFYGLADIHDGTSQTFLITDNLCNGFRDDDPLGRFANPHPLRTMFFVGNACLDGKCIREGVDYSRSNSGASKINSGRSQPEQDHAIPNSDHPGGVNMTYADGHVRFLTEQIDGRVYAALASPQGSFLNGTPLAQGIISSDDF, from the coding sequence ATGATTGGCTCCCCCGAATATGCATCTCATCGCAGCGGACTGACCCTCATTGAAGTACTGGTCGTCCTGTCTGTTCTCTCTGTCCTCGTCGCCCTCATCCTGCCCGCAGCTCTGCGAGTTCGTGAGATGTCGCGTCTTAATCAATGTTCGAACAACCTGCGAAATCTTTCGATTGCGATGATGCAGTTCGAGCAGGATCATCACCGTCTGCCAGGTGCCGGATACTTTCTCGATCCCAGCAGCAACCGCGGTGGTGACACATCGCAGCCCGTTCAACTCCATCACAACTGGGCCGTCTTACTGCTGCCGTACGTCGACCAGAGTACGCTGTTCCAACAATGGAATCTCGACGAACCGATTGATTCAGCCCAGAATGGCCCACTCTTGGATCAGACGATCGCCGTTCTGCGTTGTCCGTCCGACTCGACTCTTTCCGGGCAAGGTGACTTAAGCTATGCCCTCAACGGGGGATGGGGATTTACAACTCGCACCACCGACGGAGTTGGAGATTGCCCCGTGGCGACCTCGCATCGATCGGAAAACGGAGACTGGGAACTGGTCAAACTCGACCTGAATGGAGATGGGCACGCATGTTCTGGTAACGCATCGCTGGACGACCGAGATCGAAAACACTTCAAACAACTCGGGCTTTTCTTTGTTGAGAACTGGTGGGTCGGCAAGAATCTTCGCAAGCCGGATTATACAGAACGCTTTTATGGTCTTGCTGATATTCACGATGGCACATCGCAGACGTTCTTAATAACAGACAACCTCTGCAATGGGTTTCGCGATGACGATCCACTCGGCCGCTTCGCGAATCCTCATCCATTGAGAACAATGTTCTTCGTGGGAAATGCTTGCCTCGACGGGAAATGCATACGAGAAGGGGTCGATTACTCGCGATCAAATTCGGGCGCAAGCAAGATTAATAGTGGACGCTCTCAACCCGAACAGGACCACGCGATCCCCAACTCTGACCATCCGGGTGGCGTGAACATGACCTACGCTGACGGTCATGTGCGATTTCTGACTGAACAGATTGATGGCCGAGTTTATGCGGCGTTGGCAAGTCCGCAGGGTTCGTTTCTAAACGGAACCCCACTGGCTCAGGGGATCATCTCATCGGATGATTTTTAG
- a CDS encoding glycosyltransferase family 39 protein, with product MEKRSHFVFLVAALVAITVLLRMDGIATRSIWLDEAFSWGISARSTWSEILSLTARDTHPPFYYYVLKLWISVFGESVIALRSLSIFCAGLSTTGLALLCRDVINVESEAQEVSSNQQWAVVVLACLLFALNPTHCQWSQEARMYSLATMLAIWGSWFLLQALTHPAKPTRWWSLYVLSTLALLYTHHYAMFTVFAQGLVAAWASLAIPPSLDDNLTTTSRPKLHYVGVSFALIIAGYLPWIPVLRSQISRVQESFWIPKVTVWSVPDAWFSALFSANSPPELKSHFLALLVTNLTAIVWIQFLIPGRKIGRVLTFALGIAPLVCATAVSLTTVSILTSRHLILCLPFFYVAFSIVVSTGTILKLRPLVFVMILINAAAVLSMSRESLQLDSRTGLNAAVDTLHEQIEPGDQIVVVHPAMFYSFWHCTQHEFDRPELLDLGEIDHFMGSSILSDDIKVTRGELLSRGSQRMWTIDSSGYSRPYSGPQEKLFQDSWIKILESRFLEPYYFQGSVVLTLYKRIPIDDSKTEGSTKLSTSSQ from the coding sequence ATGGAGAAACGATCGCACTTTGTATTCTTAGTCGCTGCGTTGGTTGCGATCACGGTCTTACTTCGAATGGATGGAATTGCAACGCGTTCGATCTGGCTCGATGAAGCATTCTCTTGGGGAATTTCTGCACGATCCACGTGGAGCGAGATCCTCAGTCTCACTGCCAGAGACACTCATCCTCCGTTTTACTACTACGTCCTAAAACTTTGGATCTCAGTGTTTGGTGAATCGGTCATTGCCCTCCGATCTCTCTCGATATTCTGTGCCGGCTTATCAACAACTGGATTAGCACTTCTCTGCCGCGACGTCATCAATGTCGAAAGTGAAGCACAAGAAGTGAGCTCGAATCAACAATGGGCGGTTGTGGTTCTCGCATGTCTTCTGTTCGCACTGAACCCAACACATTGTCAGTGGTCTCAGGAAGCCCGAATGTATTCCCTGGCGACTATGCTTGCGATTTGGGGCAGTTGGTTTCTTTTGCAAGCACTCACGCACCCAGCGAAACCGACTCGCTGGTGGTCGCTGTACGTACTGAGCACACTCGCACTCCTTTACACACACCACTATGCAATGTTTACCGTGTTTGCCCAGGGACTAGTCGCAGCTTGGGCTAGCCTCGCGATTCCTCCATCATTGGACGATAATCTAACAACCACTTCTCGGCCAAAACTTCATTACGTCGGAGTCAGCTTTGCATTGATTATTGCAGGTTATCTTCCTTGGATTCCTGTGTTGCGATCGCAAATCTCGCGAGTTCAAGAAAGCTTCTGGATTCCCAAGGTGACCGTCTGGTCAGTTCCTGATGCATGGTTCAGCGCGTTATTCTCAGCAAATTCACCGCCTGAACTCAAGAGCCACTTTCTCGCTCTCCTCGTCACAAACCTGACGGCCATCGTTTGGATTCAATTCCTGATTCCTGGACGAAAGATTGGCCGAGTTCTCACGTTCGCGCTCGGAATCGCTCCGCTCGTCTGTGCAACAGCAGTTTCGCTGACAACCGTTTCAATCCTGACTTCTCGACACCTGATTTTATGCCTTCCATTCTTCTATGTAGCGTTTTCCATTGTCGTCTCAACAGGCACAATTCTCAAATTACGCCCTCTCGTCTTCGTGATGATTCTGATCAATGCAGCTGCCGTTCTCTCGATGTCACGGGAATCACTTCAACTCGATTCGAGAACTGGCTTGAATGCTGCCGTCGACACTCTTCATGAACAGATCGAACCTGGCGATCAGATCGTTGTTGTGCACCCAGCGATGTTTTACAGCTTCTGGCATTGCACTCAACACGAGTTTGATCGTCCGGAACTCCTCGATCTCGGTGAAATCGACCACTTCATGGGCAGCTCAATTCTCTCCGACGACATCAAGGTCACACGTGGGGAGTTATTGAGTCGAGGTTCCCAAAGAATGTGGACGATCGATTCATCCGGATATTCGCGTCCATATTCTGGCCCCCAAGAGAAGCTGTTCCAAGACAGCTGGATAAAGATCCTCGAAAGCCGATTTCTGGAACCCTACTACTTTCAAGGTTCTGTGGTCCTGACTCTCTACAAGCGAATTCCGATCGACGATTCCAAAACGGAGGGGAGCACAAAGTTGTCGACTTCAAGTCAATAA
- a CDS encoding glycosyltransferase family 39 protein — MTDSLLKRHATTLVFLWMVIIAAVTLGTIEQSPLWTDEVILLITARREFVDGLVQREDYSAPLYSLLVRSFVTQDGPPEWVLRFPAFVAGIVCLPAIYWLGRKFFGIRVGLLSALFLGLSPAFLRYVREARPYTLFMLFSILSMGMLFQLLRETGRGRAGYVISTWLMICSHYYGFLAFAGQGAFVLSLLVFDRGISPKLQRVLNLQCFVLVLLVPLQWLFCRFLETNAPATLGGWLQPPGAWEIITCSCLGEFFYLPSAGWVIALAIGIAIWAMFVHDKDRNTSNRSEQLATGLCLIWILFAMLIPAWGISLIWRPVYEFRYGLPAMVPIIVLTMRSVTLLNRGWQLVALMLIAAAMVPGILVEFERSEGFPEVVAWVESQPDDSTEIYVTDWSYCEEFRHPELVGLAYYGLAGDPPKLLPLKYPYAREVADSFTAPTGRIVCIAFIGHEEVLEYFEERGSDVNRHQFGSLTVLEISPALAPSEFSQP, encoded by the coding sequence ATGACGGACTCTCTTCTGAAACGACATGCGACGACGCTGGTCTTTCTCTGGATGGTGATCATCGCGGCTGTGACGTTGGGAACGATCGAACAATCTCCGCTCTGGACCGATGAAGTCATCTTGCTCATTACCGCTCGTCGTGAATTCGTCGACGGACTGGTTCAACGCGAAGACTACTCCGCACCACTTTACTCACTGCTTGTCCGAAGCTTTGTTACTCAAGATGGTCCCCCGGAGTGGGTCTTGCGATTTCCTGCTTTTGTAGCTGGCATCGTATGCCTGCCTGCGATCTATTGGCTGGGACGAAAATTCTTTGGCATTCGTGTCGGTCTATTGAGCGCTTTGTTTCTGGGGTTAAGTCCCGCCTTCTTGAGATATGTTCGAGAAGCGCGGCCGTACACTCTCTTCATGCTCTTCTCAATCTTGTCGATGGGGATGTTGTTTCAGCTCCTTCGCGAAACAGGAAGAGGCCGCGCCGGTTATGTGATCTCAACCTGGTTAATGATCTGCAGCCACTATTACGGATTCTTGGCGTTCGCAGGGCAGGGGGCGTTCGTTCTGTCTCTGCTGGTCTTCGATCGCGGGATCAGTCCGAAGCTTCAACGCGTTCTGAACCTTCAGTGCTTCGTGCTGGTATTGCTCGTTCCACTTCAATGGCTGTTCTGTCGTTTTCTCGAAACGAATGCCCCAGCTACGCTTGGAGGATGGCTGCAACCTCCGGGAGCGTGGGAGATCATCACCTGCAGCTGTCTCGGCGAGTTCTTCTATTTGCCGTCTGCGGGCTGGGTGATTGCGTTGGCAATCGGAATCGCGATTTGGGCGATGTTCGTTCACGACAAAGACCGGAATACATCCAATCGTTCCGAACAACTCGCGACGGGATTGTGCCTGATCTGGATTTTGTTCGCGATGCTGATTCCGGCATGGGGAATTTCATTGATCTGGCGACCAGTCTACGAGTTCCGCTACGGATTGCCGGCTATGGTTCCGATCATCGTGTTGACGATGCGCAGCGTGACTCTTCTGAATCGCGGTTGGCAACTGGTGGCACTGATGCTGATCGCAGCTGCGATGGTCCCGGGGATTCTCGTCGAATTTGAGAGAAGCGAAGGCTTTCCCGAAGTTGTTGCGTGGGTCGAGAGTCAACCTGACGATTCAACGGAGATTTACGTCACTGACTGGTCCTATTGTGAGGAATTCCGACATCCAGAACTTGTCGGGCTGGCCTACTATGGACTCGCCGGAGATCCACCGAAACTGCTGCCGCTCAAGTACCCGTATGCACGAGAAGTTGCGGACTCATTCACAGCTCCGACCGGAAGAATCGTGTGCATCGCTTTCATCGGTCATGAGGAGGTGCTTGAATATTTTGAGGAACGCGGGAGTGATGTGAATCGGCATCAATTCGGTTCGCTCACAGTTCTCGAGATTTCGCCTGCATTGGCTCCCTCAGAATTTTCACAACCGTGA